A genomic stretch from Lysobacter ciconiae includes:
- the purM gene encoding phosphoribosylformylglycinamidine cyclo-ligase yields MTYREAGVDIDAGNELVERIKPLVKRTFRPEVMGGLGGFGALFDLSGKYREPVLVSGTDGVGTKLKLAQQLGRHDTIGIDLVGMCVNDVLVQGAEPLFFLDYFATGKLDIETTVAVVGGIARGCELAGCALIGGETAEMPDMYAPGEYDLAGFTVGAVEKTELRDGSRVAAGDVLIGIASSGPHSNGYSLIRRIFDRAGRPDDVDFDGTSLIDALMAPTALYVKPVLALLRGEHGEAVHAMAHITGGGLTENIVRVVPEDLGVRIEASAIVLPPVFDWLQREGAVADAEMWRTFNCGIGFVLVVPQDAAAAVESTLDGLALSHRRIGEVAVAGADERVRIG; encoded by the coding sequence ATGACCTACCGCGAGGCCGGTGTCGACATCGACGCGGGCAACGAGCTGGTCGAGCGCATCAAACCCTTGGTGAAGCGCACTTTCCGCCCGGAGGTGATGGGCGGCCTGGGCGGCTTTGGCGCGCTGTTCGATCTTTCCGGCAAGTACCGCGAGCCGGTGCTGGTGTCGGGCACCGACGGCGTGGGCACGAAGCTGAAGCTCGCCCAGCAGCTCGGCCGCCACGACACGATCGGCATCGACCTGGTCGGCATGTGCGTCAACGACGTGCTGGTGCAGGGCGCCGAACCCCTCTTCTTCCTGGACTATTTCGCCACCGGCAAGCTCGACATTGAGACCACGGTTGCCGTGGTCGGCGGCATCGCACGCGGCTGCGAATTGGCCGGCTGCGCCCTGATCGGCGGCGAGACCGCCGAGATGCCGGACATGTATGCGCCGGGCGAATACGACCTGGCCGGTTTCACCGTCGGCGCGGTCGAGAAGACCGAGTTGCGCGACGGCAGCCGCGTTGCCGCGGGCGACGTATTGATCGGCATCGCGTCTTCGGGCCCTCATTCCAACGGCTATTCGCTGATCCGCCGCATCTTCGATCGCGCCGGGCGTCCGGACGATGTCGATTTTGACGGCACGTCACTGATCGATGCACTGATGGCGCCCACCGCGCTGTACGTCAAACCGGTGCTCGCGCTGCTGCGCGGCGAGCACGGCGAGGCGGTGCATGCCATGGCCCACATCACCGGCGGTGGCCTGACCGAGAACATCGTGCGCGTCGTGCCGGAAGACCTGGGCGTCCGGATCGAAGCGTCGGCCATTGTCCTGCCGCCCGTGTTCGATTGGCTGCAGCGCGAAGGCGCCGTGGCCGACGCCGAGATGTGGCGCACCTTCAACTGCGGTATCGGCTTCGTGCTGGTGGTGCCGCAGGACGCGGCGGCAGCCGTTGAATCCACCCTCGACGGCCTCGCGCTGTCGCACCGGCGGATCGGCGAAGTGGCGGTGGCCGGCGCTGACGAGCGCGTCCGGATCGGCTGA
- a CDS encoding DUF3108 domain-containing protein produces MLPVAALAQQAAAPSTTPPAPLTGAETDTSPHVLEPFLATYAVYKDGKLLGEATMQLVRQQAPRWRTDLVMHGTRGLMGFVGLNAEQSSVFDDLGDVYRPVTQATVNKSVFTRKQTVGIYDWNSRAANWQGDIKESRRRPVPLQDGDMTGLLINLAVIRDAAPGKTLDYRFVDDGRVRDHRYVVADERESITVAGMPYNAMKATRSKDNEDTVIWVVRNVPSPIRMLKRENGKDVYDLRLVEYKGVE; encoded by the coding sequence TTGCTGCCGGTCGCAGCGCTCGCCCAGCAAGCTGCCGCGCCCTCCACGACGCCACCGGCGCCGCTGACCGGAGCAGAAACCGACACGAGCCCGCACGTGCTCGAACCCTTCCTGGCCACCTACGCGGTGTACAAGGACGGCAAGCTGCTGGGCGAGGCAACCATGCAGCTGGTCCGCCAGCAGGCGCCGCGCTGGCGCACCGACCTGGTCATGCATGGCACGCGTGGCCTGATGGGTTTTGTCGGCCTCAACGCCGAGCAGAGCAGCGTCTTTGACGACCTGGGCGACGTGTACCGGCCTGTCACCCAGGCGACGGTCAACAAGAGCGTATTCACGCGCAAGCAGACGGTCGGCATCTACGATTGGAACTCCCGCGCGGCCAACTGGCAGGGCGATATCAAGGAAAGCCGTCGCCGTCCGGTGCCGCTGCAGGACGGCGACATGACCGGTCTGCTCATCAACCTGGCAGTGATACGCGACGCCGCCCCCGGCAAGACGCTTGACTACCGGTTTGTCGACGATGGCCGGGTACGTGACCACCGCTATGTCGTCGCCGACGAACGCGAGAGCATCACCGTCGCCGGCATGCCCTACAACGCCATGAAAGCCACCCGCAGCAAGGACAACGAAGACACCGTGATCTGGGTGGTCCGCAACGTGCCCAGCCCCATCCGCATGCTCAAACGCGAGAACGGCAAAGACGTGTACGACCTGCGTCTGGTCGAATACAAAGGAGTTGAATAG
- a CDS encoding DUF2066 domain-containing protein, protein MSWACVAVFALASFGASAQRVEGDRATAEGAYNAEVAVKGQGADERRRAFSRALAQVLGKLSGDRSAASRPGVGAELRQAEKYVRSFDYRQDEGRSASGAPSFKTMLVVRFDEAAVDDLALTLALPVWPQPRPKPVLWLAIDDGSGPRLVDLKSADAVRSTLDRAVERGYRLGLPNGSAAEKAVVGAIWRGDTAAVARASQRYSPPMQLIGKLYRSGGGWAADWIFVDNGKVLSRWSESGPSATQLMATGADGSADALMKRYAKRPETGPAGTYRVAFTGLRSADDYVRLSGYLQGLTVVRGMRPALATPQRMEFDLDLLSGVRGFNLMVQRDGVLAAVDRGRDTSIGPVGMPGAEPGDAQIDTSGSVPVYTLH, encoded by the coding sequence ATGAGCTGGGCGTGCGTGGCGGTCTTCGCGCTGGCCAGTTTCGGCGCGTCCGCGCAGCGCGTGGAGGGCGACCGTGCCACGGCGGAAGGCGCCTACAACGCCGAGGTGGCGGTCAAGGGCCAGGGCGCCGACGAGCGGCGCCGGGCCTTCTCGCGCGCGCTGGCGCAGGTGCTGGGCAAGCTGTCCGGCGACCGCAGCGCCGCCTCGCGCCCGGGCGTCGGCGCCGAGCTGCGCCAGGCCGAGAAATACGTGCGCAGTTTCGACTACCGCCAGGACGAGGGCCGCTCCGCCAGCGGTGCGCCGAGTTTCAAGACGATGCTGGTGGTCCGCTTCGACGAAGCCGCCGTCGATGACCTGGCGCTGACGCTGGCGTTGCCGGTCTGGCCGCAGCCGCGCCCCAAGCCGGTGCTCTGGTTGGCCATCGATGATGGCAGCGGACCTCGCCTGGTGGACCTGAAGAGCGCCGATGCCGTCCGCTCCACCCTGGATCGGGCTGTCGAGCGCGGCTACCGGCTGGGGCTGCCCAACGGCAGCGCCGCCGAGAAAGCCGTTGTGGGCGCCATCTGGCGCGGCGATACGGCAGCCGTGGCGCGGGCGTCGCAGCGCTACAGCCCGCCGATGCAGCTGATCGGCAAGCTCTACCGCAGCGGCGGTGGATGGGCGGCCGACTGGATTTTCGTGGACAACGGCAAGGTCCTGTCGCGCTGGTCGGAAAGCGGCCCCAGTGCCACCCAGCTGATGGCCACCGGTGCCGACGGCAGCGCCGATGCGTTGATGAAGCGCTATGCCAAGCGCCCCGAAACCGGTCCGGCGGGCACCTACCGGGTCGCCTTCACCGGCCTGCGCAGCGCGGATGACTACGTGCGCCTGTCGGGCTACCTGCAGGGTCTGACCGTGGTGCGTGGCATGCGCCCGGCACTGGCGACGCCGCAACGCATGGAGTTCGACCTGGACCTGCTGTCGGGCGTGCGGGGGTTCAACCTGATGGTCCAGCGCGACGGCGTGCTGGCGGCGGTCGACCGCGGGCGTGACACGTCCATCGGGCCGGTGGGGATGCCGGGCGCCGAGCCCGGTGACGCTCAGATCGATACGTCCGGTTCCGTGCCCGTGTACACGCTGCACTGA
- a CDS encoding AI-2E family transporter, translating into MTGPDPLVEIAHFLRRLQWAALAVALCWIVWLLSPVLSPFVLGALLGWLGDPVVDRLERAGRSRNSAVLLVFTAMSLLVVLGLVLLVPLIQEQIMTLIDSIPGYQQWIVSTAMPWVEMRTGMEITGWLDLNHLVELVRANWESAGGFASNLLGYMSRSGFALIALAANIALLPVVTFFALRDWDLLVARVASLIPRDHLQTVTRLATQSSEVLSGFLRGQFLVMLALGVIYAVGLWGVGLDLGILIGIIGGILTFVPYVGPATVLVLGCIAAVVQYGDWQHFLAVLVVFGVGQLVESYWLTPKLVGDRIGLHPVAVIFAVLAGGQLFGFLGMLIALPCAAVVNVLLRYAEERYTHSRLYAGAPSRMIVVGEEPPSPPLPSEPKAE; encoded by the coding sequence ATGACCGGTCCGGATCCCCTGGTCGAGATCGCCCACTTCCTGCGCCGTCTGCAATGGGCGGCGCTGGCGGTGGCGCTGTGCTGGATCGTTTGGCTGCTCTCGCCGGTGCTCTCGCCCTTCGTGCTGGGCGCGTTGCTGGGTTGGTTGGGTGATCCGGTGGTGGACCGGCTCGAGCGCGCCGGTCGCTCGCGCAACTCCGCGGTGCTTTTGGTCTTCACCGCGATGTCGCTGCTCGTGGTGCTCGGGCTGGTGCTGCTGGTGCCGCTGATCCAGGAGCAGATCATGACCCTGATCGACTCCATCCCCGGCTACCAGCAATGGATCGTCAGCACCGCGATGCCCTGGGTGGAGATGCGCACCGGCATGGAAATCACCGGCTGGCTGGACCTCAACCATCTGGTTGAACTGGTCCGCGCCAACTGGGAAAGCGCGGGCGGGTTTGCCAGCAACCTGCTGGGCTACATGTCGCGCTCGGGCTTTGCCCTGATCGCGCTGGCAGCCAACATCGCCCTGCTGCCGGTGGTGACCTTTTTCGCCCTGCGCGACTGGGACCTGCTGGTCGCGCGGGTGGCATCGCTCATTCCCCGTGACCACCTGCAGACGGTCACCCGGCTGGCAACCCAGTCCAGCGAGGTGCTCAGCGGATTCCTGCGGGGCCAGTTCCTGGTCATGCTGGCGCTGGGGGTGATCTACGCGGTCGGCCTGTGGGGCGTGGGTCTGGACCTGGGCATCCTGATCGGCATCATCGGCGGCATCCTGACCTTCGTGCCCTACGTCGGGCCGGCCACAGTGCTGGTGCTGGGTTGTATCGCCGCGGTGGTGCAGTACGGCGACTGGCAGCACTTCCTGGCGGTGCTGGTGGTGTTCGGCGTCGGCCAGTTGGTGGAAAGCTACTGGCTGACTCCGAAGCTGGTCGGCGATCGCATCGGCCTGCATCCGGTGGCGGTGATCTTTGCCGTGCTGGCGGGCGGCCAGTTGTTCGGCTTCCTGGGCATGCTGATCGCGCTGCCGTGCGCGGCGGTGGTGAATGTACTGCTGCGCTACGCCGAGGAGCGCTACACCCACAGCCGCCTGTATGCCGGAGCGCCCTCGCGGATGATCGTGGTTGGTGAAGAGCCGCCATCACCGCCGCTCCCGTCGGAGCCAAAAGCCGAGTGA
- the murU gene encoding N-acetylmuramate alpha-1-phosphate uridylyltransferase MurU: protein MKALILAAGRGERMRPLTDRVPKPLLSVGGKPLIVWHLERLAGIGVREVVINTSWLADQFEPALGDGRQWRLTLSYSYEGPEPLETGGGMLRALDLLGHEAPFIAVNGDVWSDFDPALLPRQPTGEAHLVLVDNPAHNPEGDFSLDGTGVLSIDGPNRMTFAGIGVYRPSLLADWNTVIGAPDSAVEARPRFPLAPILRHAMRTGAVTGEHHRGQWTDVGTPQRLAELDASLSR from the coding sequence ATGAAGGCGCTGATCCTGGCCGCCGGTCGCGGCGAGCGCATGCGGCCGCTGACCGACCGCGTGCCAAAACCATTGCTAAGCGTCGGTGGCAAGCCGTTGATCGTGTGGCACCTGGAGCGACTTGCCGGCATCGGCGTGCGCGAGGTGGTGATCAACACGAGTTGGCTGGCTGACCAGTTCGAGCCCGCGTTGGGTGACGGACGCCAGTGGAGGCTGACACTGAGCTACTCCTACGAAGGGCCGGAACCGCTGGAAACCGGCGGGGGCATGTTGCGTGCGCTCGACCTGCTGGGTCACGAGGCTCCGTTTATCGCCGTGAACGGCGATGTGTGGAGCGATTTCGACCCCGCATTGTTGCCAAGACAGCCGACGGGCGAGGCGCATCTGGTGCTGGTCGACAACCCGGCGCATAACCCGGAGGGCGACTTTTCACTGGATGGCACGGGGGTGCTGTCGATCGACGGCCCGAACCGGATGACGTTCGCCGGCATCGGCGTCTACCGGCCTTCGCTGCTGGCGGACTGGAACACCGTGATCGGAGCGCCGGACAGCGCCGTCGAGGCACGGCCGCGGTTCCCGCTGGCGCCGATCCTGCGCCATGCGATGCGCACGGGCGCAGTCACCGGAGAACACCACCGCGGCCAATGGACCGACGTCGGCACGCCGCAGCGGCTGGCCGAACTGGACGCGTCGCTCAGCCGTTGA
- a CDS encoding M20 family metallopeptidase, with protein MDSAAIDRFVADKWDDQIVPQLVEYIRIPNKSPMFDADWVEHGYMEQAVTLMETWARAQSIPGMQVEVVRLEGRTPLIFIEIPAANGGSDEDCVLLYGHLDKQPEMTGWDDDLGPWKPVIKGDRLYGRGGADDGYAIYGSLTAVMALHEQKLPHARCVVLIEACEESGSYDLPAYVDHLAERIGKPSLVVCLDSGCGNYEQLWCTTSLRGLAGGNFIVKVLSEGVHSGDASGVVPSSFRILRQLLSRLEDEDSGRIIVEGLHAEVPAERLEQARQAAGVLGTAVYDKFPLLEGMQPMDEDLAELVLNRTWRPALSLTGIDGMPSLDSAGNVLRPHTAVKLSLRLPPTLDGKRAGEILKQTLLDNPPNGAHVELELEKSSTGWNAPAQSPWLTQAIEGASQACFGKPAMYMGEGGSIPFMGMLGEKFPGAQFMITGVLGPHSNAHGPNEFLHIPMGKRVTASVAHVITRHHEAGQRGETTGVAAAGSVQERGDHGCC; from the coding sequence ATCGATTCCGCCGCCATCGACCGCTTCGTGGCCGACAAGTGGGACGACCAGATCGTCCCCCAGCTGGTGGAATACATCCGCATTCCGAACAAGTCGCCGATGTTCGATGCCGACTGGGTGGAGCACGGCTACATGGAGCAGGCCGTCACGCTGATGGAGACGTGGGCACGTGCGCAGTCGATCCCCGGGATGCAGGTCGAGGTGGTGCGGCTGGAAGGTCGTACGCCATTGATCTTCATCGAGATTCCGGCCGCCAACGGCGGCAGCGACGAGGATTGCGTGCTGCTCTACGGGCATCTGGACAAGCAGCCGGAGATGACCGGATGGGATGACGACCTCGGCCCGTGGAAACCTGTCATCAAGGGCGACCGCCTGTACGGGCGTGGCGGCGCCGACGACGGCTATGCGATCTACGGCTCGTTGACCGCGGTGATGGCGCTGCACGAGCAGAAGCTGCCGCATGCCCGCTGCGTGGTCCTGATCGAGGCCTGCGAGGAGTCCGGCAGCTACGACCTGCCGGCCTACGTGGACCACTTGGCCGAGCGGATCGGCAAGCCGTCGCTGGTCGTCTGCCTGGATTCGGGCTGTGGCAACTACGAGCAGTTGTGGTGCACGACTTCGCTGCGCGGCTTGGCCGGTGGCAACTTCATCGTCAAGGTCCTCAGCGAAGGCGTCCATTCCGGCGATGCGTCCGGCGTCGTCCCGTCCAGCTTCCGCATCCTGCGCCAGTTGCTCTCGCGACTGGAAGACGAGGACAGCGGTCGCATCATCGTCGAAGGCCTGCATGCCGAGGTCCCCGCCGAGCGTCTTGAACAGGCGCGGCAGGCGGCCGGCGTGCTGGGTACCGCGGTGTACGACAAGTTTCCCCTGCTGGAGGGCATGCAGCCGATGGACGAGGACCTGGCCGAGCTGGTGCTCAACCGGACCTGGCGCCCGGCACTGTCGCTCACCGGGATCGATGGCATGCCCTCGCTGGACTCGGCGGGGAATGTGCTGCGCCCGCACACGGCGGTGAAGTTGTCGCTGCGCCTCCCGCCGACCCTGGATGGCAAGCGCGCCGGCGAGATCCTCAAGCAGACGCTGCTCGACAATCCGCCCAACGGCGCGCATGTCGAGCTGGAACTGGAGAAGTCATCCACCGGCTGGAACGCGCCGGCGCAGTCGCCCTGGCTGACCCAGGCGATCGAAGGCGCCAGCCAGGCCTGTTTCGGCAAGCCGGCGATGTACATGGGCGAAGGCGGCTCGATCCCGTTCATGGGCATGCTGGGCGAGAAGTTCCCAGGCGCGCAGTTCATGATCACCGGCGTGCTCGGCCCGCACTCCAACGCACACGGGCCCAATGAATTCCTGCACATTCCGATGGGCAAGCGGGTCACCGCCAGCGTCGCCCACGTGATCACGCGTCACCACGAAGCCGGACAGCGCGGGGAGACCACCGGTGTGGCCGCGGCCGGCAGCGTGCAGGAACGCGGCGATCATGGCTGCTGCTGA
- a CDS encoding aminoglycoside phosphotransferase family protein, translating into MNQVVAESSERADARLDWARRASGQPTLTLQRASMDAGFRSYWRSAGHDGKPWIVMDSPPDKEDVAPWLRVRDLLESHDVRVPRVLAQDERTGFVLMEDLGGPTYLQVITADNADALFDAAIGELLKLQALPCAADLPAYDDALLARELALFPDWFLDRHLGIELSAAEQVALAEANRFLVDAALAQPQVFVHRDFMPRNLMPVDAGPAVLDFQDAVRGPIAYDPISLFKDAFLSWPEAKVDAWLGRYHARAVAAGLPVPALDRFRRDADLIGVQRHLKILGIFARLWHRDGKQRYLADGPRFIGYLDAVLPQYPQLAGLAGIIVRHVKPAIAARPFQPPA; encoded by the coding sequence ATGAACCAGGTTGTTGCCGAGTCCAGCGAGCGCGCGGATGCGCGTCTCGACTGGGCCCGCCGCGCGTCCGGCCAGCCCACGCTGACGCTTCAGCGCGCATCGATGGACGCGGGTTTCCGCAGTTACTGGCGCAGCGCAGGACACGACGGCAAGCCCTGGATCGTGATGGACTCGCCGCCCGACAAGGAGGATGTCGCGCCGTGGCTGCGCGTTCGTGATCTGCTGGAAAGCCACGACGTGCGGGTGCCGCGTGTTCTCGCCCAGGACGAACGCACGGGCTTCGTGCTGATGGAAGACCTGGGTGGGCCGACCTATCTGCAGGTGATCACCGCCGACAATGCCGATGCCCTGTTCGATGCGGCGATCGGCGAGTTGCTGAAGCTGCAGGCGCTGCCGTGCGCCGCCGACCTGCCCGCCTACGATGACGCCCTGCTGGCGCGCGAACTGGCCTTGTTCCCTGACTGGTTCCTTGATCGCCACCTCGGCATCGAATTGTCCGCAGCCGAGCAGGTGGCGCTGGCTGAGGCCAACCGCTTCCTGGTCGATGCCGCGCTGGCCCAGCCGCAGGTATTCGTCCACCGCGATTTCATGCCGCGCAACCTGATGCCCGTGGACGCGGGACCGGCCGTGCTCGACTTCCAGGACGCGGTGCGCGGTCCGATTGCCTACGACCCGATCAGCCTGTTCAAGGATGCGTTCCTGAGCTGGCCGGAAGCGAAGGTCGATGCGTGGCTTGGCCGTTACCACGCGCGCGCGGTCGCCGCCGGCCTGCCGGTGCCGGCACTGGACCGCTTCCGTCGCGATGCGGACCTGATCGGCGTCCAGCGTCACCTGAAAATACTGGGCATCTTCGCCCGCCTCTGGCATCGCGACGGCAAGCAGCGTTACCTCGCCGACGGACCGCGCTTCATTGGTTACCTGGATGCCGTGCTGCCGCAATATCCGCAGCTCGCCGGGCTGGCCGGGATCATCGTTCGGCATGTCAAACCGGCGATCGCAGCCCGCCCGTTCCAGCCGCCGGCATGA
- a CDS encoding DUF3108 domain-containing protein: MKSTAPARAPRWRVLGAAAALLLATSPAWAIQAFTADYLASYKGMQATGKMTLAPVSGDQWRYTLAISTPLANLNQSTVFEDNKGAWRPLTSEDSTQVLVKRSSKTASYDWGQGIATWSGDVKPERSKPIKLQAGDMDALLINLALVRDLAAGKPLKYRMVDDGRVKQLSYKVSGTETITVDGKQVEATKVVNTDGDKQTIAWLVEGMPIPARILQRKGGKDDIDLRVKSVN, translated from the coding sequence ATGAAATCCACTGCACCCGCCCGGGCGCCACGTTGGCGCGTGCTCGGCGCGGCCGCCGCGTTGTTGTTGGCGACCTCCCCGGCTTGGGCGATCCAGGCCTTCACCGCCGACTACCTGGCCAGCTACAAGGGCATGCAGGCGACCGGCAAGATGACCTTGGCGCCCGTGTCGGGCGACCAATGGCGCTACACGCTGGCGATCAGCACGCCGCTGGCCAACCTCAACCAGAGCACCGTCTTCGAAGACAACAAGGGGGCTTGGCGCCCGCTGACCAGCGAGGACAGCACCCAGGTGCTGGTCAAGCGCTCCTCCAAGACCGCCAGCTACGACTGGGGCCAGGGCATCGCCACCTGGTCCGGGGATGTGAAGCCCGAGCGGTCCAAGCCGATCAAGCTGCAGGCCGGCGACATGGACGCGCTGCTGATCAACCTCGCGCTGGTCCGGGACCTGGCCGCGGGCAAGCCGCTGAAGTACCGGATGGTCGACGACGGCCGGGTCAAGCAGCTCAGCTACAAGGTCAGCGGCACCGAAACCATCACCGTCGACGGCAAGCAGGTCGAAGCGACCAAGGTCGTCAACACCGATGGCGACAAGCAGACCATCGCCTGGCTAGTGGAAGGCATGCCGATTCCGGCGCGCATCCTTCAGCGCAAGGGCGGCAAGGACGACATCGACCTGCGGGTGAAGTCGGTCAACTGA
- the purN gene encoding phosphoribosylglycinamide formyltransferase translates to MTSPLRIAVLASGRGSNLQAIMDAIAAGTLDAQVVGVFSDRRRAPVLERAERAGIRAVAVQPRRFPDRQSYEAELFARIDATEPDLIVCAGYMRLLGAATVNAHAGHIVNIHPSLLPAHKGLHTHQQALDAGACEHGASVHYVTAELDGGPVISQACVPIEPGDDAESLAARVLLREHPLLVATLRLFAARRVELQEATVFIDARPLHAPMKLDSDNNLHPRRLTTI, encoded by the coding sequence ATGACGTCCCCGCTGCGCATCGCGGTGCTCGCCTCCGGGCGCGGCAGCAACCTGCAGGCGATCATGGACGCGATTGCCGCCGGGACGCTGGATGCGCAGGTGGTCGGCGTGTTCTCCGACCGCCGCCGCGCTCCGGTCCTGGAGCGGGCAGAACGCGCGGGGATTCGCGCCGTCGCGGTGCAACCCAGGCGATTTCCGGATCGCCAGAGCTACGAGGCCGAACTGTTTGCGCGCATCGACGCGACCGAGCCGGATCTGATCGTCTGCGCCGGCTACATGCGCCTGCTGGGTGCTGCGACTGTGAACGCGCACGCCGGGCACATCGTCAACATCCATCCGTCCCTGCTGCCCGCCCACAAGGGTCTGCATACCCATCAGCAGGCGCTGGACGCGGGCGCCTGCGAACACGGCGCCAGCGTGCATTACGTCACCGCCGAGCTGGATGGCGGACCGGTGATCTCGCAGGCGTGCGTGCCCATCGAGCCCGGCGACGATGCGGAATCGCTGGCGGCGCGCGTCCTGCTGCGCGAGCATCCCTTGCTGGTCGCCACTCTGCGGCTGTTTGCCGCGCGGCGGGTCGAGCTGCAGGAGGCGACGGTCTTCATCGACGCGCGCCCACTCCATGCACCGATGAAGCTGGATTCAGACAACAACCTGCATCCTCGGCGCCTGACGACCATCTGA
- a CDS encoding ComEA family DNA-binding protein, with amino-acid sequence MKSLLMIAKTLMLSLLLTGIAWAQETVNINTAEAAEIAQALTNIGPAKAQAIVEYREANGAFRSVEQLAMVKGIGLVTIEKNRDRIVLAASGKAAGKVAQR; translated from the coding sequence ATGAAATCACTGCTGATGATTGCAAAAACACTGATGCTGTCGCTGCTGCTCACCGGCATCGCCTGGGCGCAGGAAACGGTCAACATCAACACCGCCGAGGCTGCGGAAATCGCCCAGGCGCTGACCAACATCGGCCCGGCCAAGGCGCAGGCGATCGTCGAATACCGCGAAGCCAACGGCGCGTTCCGCAGCGTGGAGCAGCTGGCGATGGTCAAGGGCATCGGCCTGGTGACCATTGAGAAAAACCGCGACCGCATCGTGCTGGCGGCATCGGGCAAGGCAGCCGGAAAGGTCGCCCAACGCTGA
- a CDS encoding GlsB/YeaQ/YmgE family stress response membrane protein has translation MFNGVLGYVAGGAVIGILARLLKPGPDPMGWIMTIVLGIVGALSGSWLATEMGVTSRLLVWALAIIAAMVLLVVQDMVRERRRSTRR, from the coding sequence ATGTTCAACGGAGTACTGGGTTACGTCGCCGGCGGCGCGGTCATCGGAATCCTCGCCCGGCTTCTCAAACCCGGCCCGGACCCGATGGGCTGGATCATGACCATCGTCCTGGGCATCGTCGGCGCATTGTCCGGCAGCTGGCTTGCCACCGAGATGGGCGTCACCAGCCGACTGCTGGTGTGGGCGTTGGCCATCATCGCCGCGATGGTCCTGCTGGTGGTGCAGGACATGGTCCGCGAACGCCGCCGCTCGACGCGTCGCTGA
- the hda gene encoding DnaA regulatory inactivator Hda gives MPQLPLALRYPADQRLDTFVRPPAGTLEQLIALATGEGSDWLYLAGPAGTGKTHLLLGTCAAAEAAGRRAAYLPMAAAVGRLRDALEALEGNDLLALDGLDVVAGRREDEIALFDVHNRARAAGTRIVYAARGNPDELALVLPDLRSRLSQCSRINLHPLDDEGRREVLRQRARRRGWVLEDAALDWLLKRVERDLAGLTVLLDRLDRASLAAQRRITVPFLRQMLNG, from the coding sequence GTGCCGCAATTGCCCTTGGCATTGCGCTACCCGGCCGACCAGCGCCTGGACACGTTTGTCCGGCCGCCGGCGGGCACGCTCGAGCAGCTGATCGCCCTGGCGACGGGCGAGGGCAGCGACTGGTTGTATCTGGCCGGTCCCGCCGGCACCGGCAAGACCCACCTGCTGCTGGGAACCTGCGCCGCGGCAGAAGCGGCTGGCCGCCGTGCAGCCTACCTGCCGATGGCGGCTGCGGTGGGTCGCCTGCGCGATGCGCTGGAGGCGCTGGAAGGCAACGACCTGCTCGCGCTAGATGGACTCGACGTGGTCGCCGGCCGACGCGAGGATGAGATCGCCCTGTTCGACGTCCACAACCGCGCCCGCGCGGCCGGTACCCGCATCGTCTATGCGGCGCGTGGCAATCCCGATGAGCTGGCACTCGTGCTGCCGGACCTGCGCTCGCGCCTGTCGCAGTGCAGCCGGATCAACCTGCACCCGCTGGACGACGAGGGTCGCCGCGAGGTGTTGCGCCAGCGCGCGCGGCGGCGGGGCTGGGTGCTCGAGGACGCGGCGCTGGACTGGCTGCTCAAGCGGGTCGAGCGTGACCTGGCCGGCCTGACCGTCTTGCTGGACCGGCTCGACCGGGCCTCACTGGCCGCGCAGCGACGGATTACGGTGCCGTTCCTGCGTCAGATGCTCAACGGCTGA